A stretch of Meiothermus sp. QL-1 DNA encodes these proteins:
- a CDS encoding fructosamine kinase family protein has protein sequence MHPAELLRRAGLEAHPLEPLHGGDMGQIWRAGPYVVKTHPQPPRGLFQAEAQGLSALARSGARTPRVYWAGPEGLVLAYLPPGPPDWPALARMLAELHRQAAPTYGWPGPVFLGRFELPGGTLDDWQGFWLEKRIRPLLEATWAQLGPLGPRVEAALEAPLPREGPVLIHGDLWQGNVLHTREGPALIDPSAWWGERGVDLAMMHLFGGFPPEFWEHYQALYPIPPAVEAALPRYQLYYLLLHLCFFGRSYLPAIARTLAEG, from the coding sequence ATGCACCCCGCTGAGCTGCTGCGCCGGGCCGGCCTGGAAGCCCATCCCCTCGAGCCCCTCCACGGGGGCGATATGGGCCAGATCTGGCGGGCCGGGCCCTACGTGGTCAAAACCCACCCCCAACCACCCCGGGGCCTGTTCCAGGCCGAAGCCCAGGGCCTCTCTGCCCTGGCCCGGTCTGGAGCGCGAACGCCCAGGGTCTACTGGGCCGGCCCAGAGGGGCTGGTGCTGGCCTACCTGCCGCCGGGCCCTCCCGACTGGCCGGCGCTGGCCCGGATGCTGGCCGAGCTCCACCGGCAGGCCGCCCCCACCTACGGCTGGCCTGGCCCGGTCTTCCTGGGCCGCTTCGAGCTGCCCGGCGGCACCCTGGACGACTGGCAGGGCTTCTGGCTAGAAAAGCGCATCCGGCCCCTGCTGGAGGCCACCTGGGCCCAGCTAGGGCCCCTGGGACCCAGGGTGGAAGCGGCCCTGGAGGCGCCTTTACCCCGGGAGGGGCCGGTGCTGATCCACGGCGACCTGTGGCAGGGCAATGTGCTGCACACCCGGGAAGGGCCGGCTCTGATCGACCCCTCGGCCTGGTGGGGCGAACGGGGGGTGGACCTGGCCATGATGCACCTGTTCGGGGGCTTCCCACCCGAGTTCTGGGAGCACTACCAGGCGCTTTACCCCATCCCGCCCGCGGTGGAGGCTGCTTTGCCCCGCTACCAGCTTTACTACCTGCTGCTGCACCTTTGCTTCTTCGGCCGAAGCTACCTGCCGGCCATCGCTCGAACGCTGGCGGAGGGCTAG
- a CDS encoding low molecular weight protein-tyrosine-phosphatase: MTRVLFVCMGNICRSPMAEGILRRKLRERGLEEEFEVDSCGTGGWHEGEPADPRTQAVLARYGALFPHTARQIRAEDLERFDHIFVMDRENLRTLERRFPQHRGKARLLLELNGGGEVPDPYYGGMEQFEEVYQMLEEAIEQFLNTHAPR; encoded by the coding sequence ATGACGAGGGTACTCTTCGTTTGCATGGGCAACATCTGCCGTAGCCCCATGGCCGAGGGCATTCTGCGGCGCAAGCTGCGCGAGCGGGGGCTGGAGGAAGAGTTTGAGGTGGACTCCTGTGGCACCGGCGGCTGGCACGAGGGCGAGCCGGCCGACCCCCGCACCCAGGCCGTGCTGGCCAGGTATGGGGCCCTTTTCCCCCACACTGCACGGCAGATTCGGGCCGAGGACCTGGAGCGCTTCGACCACATCTTCGTGATGGACCGGGAAAACCTCCGGACCCTGGAGCGCAGGTTCCCGCAGCACCGGGGCAAGGCCCGGCTGCTGCTCGAGCTGAACGGCGGGGGTGAGGTGCCCGACCCCTACTATGGGGGCATGGAGCAGTTCGAGGAGGTCTACCAGATGCTGGAGGAGGCCATCGAGCAGTTCCTGAACACCCATGCACCCCGCTGA
- a CDS encoding alpha-amylase family glycosyl hydrolase has product MEWWRTASIYQIYPRSFQDSDGDGIGDLPGIRQRLYYIRDLGFDAIWLSPFYKSPMKDFGYDVADHCDVDPIFGTLEDFDALLAEAHRLGLKVLIDFVPNHTSDQHPWFLESRSSRENPKRDWYVWRDPAPDGGPPNNWMSYFGGPSWTFDEKTGQYYLHQFLPEQPDLNWRNPEVRQAMYDVMRFWLDRGVDGFRVDVLWLLVEDALFRDEPENPDYRPGQIDRFRHLHIYQEDQPETREIVLEMRRVLDEYPGDRVMVGEIYLPYEKLIPYYGTPERPGCHLPFNFHLIFRGLNNWTAENIRSIVEEYEKSLPPFATPNWVLGNHDQHRLASRIGHDQARVAAMMLFTLRGSPTWYYGDEIGMVDGVIPPEKVQDPAALRQRGAAGEHGLDPGRDPERTPMQWTGFAYAGFSTVEPWLPVNPDYLERNVEVQDADPFSMLTLVRTLLVVRRETRALLYGDYQSYKSPPGVYAYLRGGEVLVALNFTAEPKKLSTPGGEILLSTHLDRYERVGGVLELRPHEGVIVKL; this is encoded by the coding sequence ATGGAATGGTGGCGCACCGCCAGCATCTACCAGATTTACCCCCGCAGCTTCCAGGACTCGGACGGCGACGGCATCGGCGACCTGCCGGGCATCCGCCAGCGCCTTTACTACATCCGCGACCTGGGCTTTGATGCCATCTGGCTCTCGCCTTTTTACAAAAGCCCCATGAAAGACTTCGGCTACGACGTGGCCGACCACTGCGACGTAGACCCCATCTTCGGTACCCTGGAGGACTTCGATGCCCTTTTGGCCGAGGCCCACCGGCTGGGCCTCAAGGTGCTCATCGACTTCGTGCCCAACCACACCTCCGACCAGCACCCCTGGTTTTTGGAGTCCAGGAGCAGCCGCGAAAACCCCAAGCGCGACTGGTACGTCTGGCGCGACCCCGCCCCGGACGGCGGCCCCCCCAACAACTGGATGTCCTACTTTGGCGGGCCTTCCTGGACCTTCGACGAAAAGACCGGCCAGTACTACCTACACCAGTTCTTGCCCGAACAGCCCGACCTCAACTGGCGCAACCCCGAGGTGCGCCAGGCCATGTACGACGTGATGCGCTTCTGGCTCGACCGGGGGGTGGACGGCTTCCGGGTGGACGTGCTCTGGCTTTTGGTAGAAGATGCCCTTTTCCGCGACGAGCCCGAAAACCCCGACTACCGGCCCGGCCAGATCGACCGGTTCCGCCATCTGCACATCTACCAGGAAGACCAGCCCGAGACCCGCGAAATTGTGCTGGAGATGCGCAGGGTGCTGGATGAGTACCCCGGCGACCGGGTGATGGTGGGGGAAATCTACCTGCCCTACGAAAAGCTCATCCCCTACTACGGCACCCCTGAGCGGCCCGGCTGCCACCTGCCCTTCAACTTCCACCTGATTTTCAGGGGCCTCAACAACTGGACCGCAGAAAACATTCGCAGCATTGTGGAGGAGTACGAAAAAAGCCTGCCCCCCTTCGCCACCCCCAACTGGGTGCTGGGCAACCACGACCAGCACCGCCTGGCCAGCCGCATCGGGCACGACCAGGCCCGCGTGGCGGCCATGATGCTCTTTACCCTGCGGGGCTCGCCCACCTGGTACTACGGCGACGAAATCGGGATGGTGGATGGGGTGATTCCACCCGAAAAAGTGCAGGACCCCGCCGCGCTGCGCCAGCGAGGGGCTGCGGGTGAGCACGGCTTGGACCCAGGGCGTGACCCCGAGCGCACCCCCATGCAGTGGACCGGTTTTGCCTACGCGGGCTTCAGCACGGTGGAGCCCTGGCTGCCGGTGAACCCCGACTACCTCGAGCGCAACGTGGAGGTGCAGGACGCCGACCCCTTCTCCATGCTGACCTTAGTCCGCACCCTGCTGGTGGTGCGGCGCGAGACGCGGGCCCTGCTTTACGGCGATTACCAAAGCTACAAGTCGCCCCCGGGGGTCTACGCCTACCTGCGGGGGGGTGAGGTGCTGGTAGCGCTGAACTTCACCGCCGAGCCCAAAAAGCTCTCCACCCCTGGGGGAGAAATCCTGCTCTCGACCCACCTGGACCGCTACGAGCGGGTGGGGGGGGTGCTCGAGCTGCGCCCCCACGAGGGCGTTATCGTAAAGCTATGA
- a CDS encoding alpha-amylase family protein — MDSRSFLDHLLEELPSLEVYRSLELQARAKRYFAELCEGLAAVYPETPALLEQVARVIGRNLAERPQELHELDLVRIHTPDWFQRPEMCGYIAYADRFAGNLRGVTERIPYLKELGIRYLHLLPLLLPREGENDGGYAVADYRRVRPDLGTMDDLEALCTELRREGISLCLDLVLNHVAREHPWAQAARRGDPRYRAYFYVYPDRTIPDQYERTLPEIFPNFAPGNFTWDEELKGWVWTTFNSWQWDVNWSNPRVFLEYLDLILWLANRGVEVFRLDAIAFIWKRLGTNCQNQPEVHALTQALRAAVRIGAPAVAFKAEAIVAPEDLAAYLGTGRHYGKVSELAYHNTLMVQVWSSLASRDTRLFTQALQRFPQKPPSTAWATYLRCHDDIGWAISDTDAAAVGLSGPAHRRFLSEFYKGEFPGSFARGMHFQENPNTGDRRTSGMAASLAGLEAALESGHPRLISLAIERLLLAHAVIIGHGEGIPLIYMGDELGMLNDYEYAQEPAHQDDNRWLHRPRMDWGKAERRKQAGTVEHRLFQGIKALLEARARTPQMHAAFPTRPLWQPNPHLLLLKREHPQGVLVQVYNFSEQEQPFPFEALRQEGIVQPFDCITQAPAPAYLRPYERLWLIQHPL, encoded by the coding sequence ATGGACAGCAGGTCCTTTCTAGACCACCTTTTGGAAGAGCTTCCATCTCTGGAGGTCTACCGGTCCCTCGAGCTCCAGGCTAGAGCAAAACGCTACTTCGCCGAGCTATGCGAGGGGCTGGCAGCGGTCTACCCTGAGACCCCAGCTCTACTGGAACAAGTGGCCCGGGTCATCGGGCGCAACCTGGCCGAGCGCCCGCAGGAGCTACATGAGCTTGACCTTGTGCGCATCCACACCCCTGACTGGTTCCAACGCCCCGAGATGTGCGGTTACATCGCCTACGCCGACCGCTTCGCGGGGAACCTCAGGGGCGTGACCGAGCGCATCCCCTACCTCAAGGAGCTGGGCATCCGCTACCTGCACCTGTTGCCCCTACTGCTTCCCAGAGAAGGGGAGAACGACGGGGGCTACGCGGTGGCCGACTACCGCCGGGTGCGCCCCGACCTGGGAACCATGGACGACCTCGAGGCCCTCTGCACAGAGCTTCGCCGCGAGGGGATTAGCCTCTGCTTAGACCTGGTCTTGAACCACGTGGCCCGCGAACACCCCTGGGCCCAGGCGGCCCGCCGGGGCGACCCCAGGTACCGCGCCTACTTCTACGTCTACCCCGACCGCACCATCCCCGACCAATACGAGCGCACCCTTCCAGAAATTTTCCCTAACTTCGCCCCCGGCAACTTCACCTGGGACGAGGAACTGAAGGGCTGGGTCTGGACCACCTTCAATAGCTGGCAGTGGGATGTGAACTGGAGCAACCCCCGGGTGTTTTTGGAGTACCTCGACCTGATTTTGTGGCTGGCCAACCGGGGGGTAGAGGTCTTCCGGCTCGATGCCATTGCCTTCATCTGGAAACGCCTGGGCACCAACTGCCAAAACCAGCCCGAGGTGCACGCCCTCACGCAAGCCCTGCGGGCGGCGGTGCGCATCGGCGCCCCGGCGGTGGCCTTCAAGGCCGAGGCCATTGTGGCCCCGGAAGACCTGGCCGCCTACCTGGGCACGGGCAGGCACTACGGCAAGGTCTCGGAGCTGGCCTACCACAACACTCTTATGGTCCAGGTCTGGAGCAGCCTGGCCAGCCGCGACACCCGCCTCTTCACCCAGGCCCTACAGCGCTTTCCCCAAAAGCCCCCCAGCACGGCCTGGGCCACCTACCTGCGCTGCCACGACGACATCGGCTGGGCCATCTCCGACACCGACGCGGCAGCGGTAGGCCTGAGCGGCCCGGCCCACCGGCGCTTTCTGTCCGAGTTCTACAAAGGCGAGTTTCCGGGGTCGTTTGCCCGGGGGATGCACTTTCAGGAAAACCCAAATACCGGCGACCGGCGCACCTCGGGGATGGCGGCCAGCCTGGCCGGGCTGGAGGCCGCGCTGGAATCGGGCCATCCCCGGCTCATTAGCCTGGCCATAGAGCGCCTCCTGCTGGCCCATGCGGTGATCATCGGCCACGGCGAGGGCATCCCCCTCATCTACATGGGCGATGAGCTGGGCATGCTCAACGACTACGAATACGCCCAGGAGCCCGCCCACCAAGACGACAACCGCTGGCTGCACCGGCCCCGAATGGACTGGGGCAAAGCCGAGCGGCGCAAGCAGGCCGGCACGGTGGAGCATCGGCTCTTCCAGGGTATAAAAGCGCTGCTCGAGGCCCGCGCACGCACCCCTCAGATGCACGCCGCCTTCCCCACCCGGCCCCTCTGGCAGCCCAACCCCCACCTGCTCCTCCTCAAGCGCGAGCACCCCCAGGGCGTGCTGGTGCAGGTCTACAACTTCAGCGAGCAGGAGCAGCCCTTTCCCTTTGAGGCCCTGCGGCAGGAGGGCATCGTACAACCCTTCGACTGCATCACCCAGGCCCCCGCCCCAGCCTACCTGCGGCCCTACGAACGCCTCTGGCTCATCCAACACCCCCTTTGA
- a CDS encoding zinc-binding dehydrogenase, translating to MVRRLTVEAPHRLGWLEEAPPTPGPGQALLEPLAIGICGSDLHVYEGQHPFVRYPVYPGHEVAARVVAVGPGADPGWVGARVVLEPSLTCGHCPQCRSGRYNICQHLRVMGFQAPGAMAQAFVAPLEKLYRLPDGVSAEEGALVEPLAVAVHAVALGRVAGRTVAVLGAGPIGLLVAQVALAYGAAQVEVVDPLETRRGLAERMGLRAVPPGEGRYEVVFECVGSEKALEAAIQSCHKGGGVVVAGVFGQPACISAGLVQDWELTLQGSLMYTFWDYQEALRLLAQGRVQLKPLITHRFPLGEAQEAFAAALQREKAVKVVLLGNLF from the coding sequence ATGGTGAGAAGGCTGACCGTCGAGGCTCCGCACCGGCTGGGCTGGCTCGAGGAAGCCCCGCCCACCCCCGGCCCCGGCCAGGCCCTTTTGGAGCCGCTGGCCATCGGAATTTGCGGCTCCGACCTGCACGTCTACGAGGGCCAGCACCCCTTCGTGCGCTACCCGGTCTACCCCGGCCACGAGGTGGCAGCCCGGGTGGTGGCGGTGGGGCCGGGTGCCGACCCAGGCTGGGTAGGGGCGCGGGTGGTGCTCGAGCCCTCCCTTACCTGCGGCCACTGCCCCCAGTGCAGGAGCGGGCGCTACAACATCTGCCAGCACCTGCGGGTGATGGGCTTCCAGGCCCCAGGGGCCATGGCCCAGGCCTTTGTGGCCCCGCTGGAAAAGCTTTATCGCCTGCCCGATGGCGTTAGCGCCGAGGAAGGGGCCCTGGTGGAGCCCTTGGCGGTGGCCGTCCACGCTGTGGCATTGGGCCGGGTGGCGGGGCGAACGGTGGCGGTGCTGGGGGCCGGGCCTATTGGTCTTCTGGTGGCCCAGGTGGCCCTGGCCTATGGGGCAGCCCAGGTGGAGGTGGTGGACCCCCTGGAAACCCGGCGAGGGCTGGCCGAGCGGATGGGTCTTCGGGCCGTTCCCCCCGGTGAGGGCCGATACGAGGTGGTTTTCGAGTGCGTGGGGAGCGAAAAGGCCCTCGAGGCCGCCATCCAGAGCTGTCACAAGGGCGGGGGGGTGGTGGTGGCCGGGGTCTTCGGCCAGCCGGCCTGCATTAGCGCCGGGCTCGTGCAGGACTGGGAGCTCACCCTCCAAGGCAGCCTGATGTACACCTTTTGGGACTACCAGGAGGCCCTGCGCCTCTTGGCCCAGGGCCGGGTGCAGCTCAAGCCCCTCATCACCCACCGCTTTCCCCTGGGGGAAGCCCAGGAGGCCTTCGCCGCAGCCCTGCAGCGTGAAAAGGCGGTAAAGGTAGTGCTGCTGGGCAATCTGTTCTGA
- a CDS encoding SDR family NAD(P)-dependent oxidoreductase: MASVLDKFRLDEQVAVVTGGARGIGLAIATALAEAKAKVVLADLDADTGEASAARLRQQGLEAHFYPLDVTQPAQAEALAQALVERWGRVDVLVNNAGICRNTPALETPDEEWRLVFEVNVHGVFWCSRAFGRRMVAQKRGSIVNIASMSGRIVNKPQPQAAYNASKAAVIHLTKSLAAELAPYGVRVNAISPGYIGTEMTKRGLETPAWRQDWLGLTPMGRLGEPAEVASCALFLASEASSYLTGSELVVDGGYTVW, translated from the coding sequence ATGGCAAGCGTTCTGGACAAATTCCGCTTGGACGAACAGGTGGCCGTGGTGACCGGGGGGGCCCGGGGCATTGGGCTGGCCATTGCCACCGCCCTGGCCGAGGCCAAAGCCAAGGTGGTGCTGGCCGACCTCGATGCGGATACCGGCGAGGCGAGCGCCGCCCGGCTACGCCAGCAGGGCCTGGAGGCCCATTTCTACCCCCTGGACGTGACCCAGCCGGCCCAGGCCGAGGCCTTGGCCCAGGCCCTGGTGGAGCGCTGGGGCCGGGTGGATGTGCTGGTGAACAACGCCGGCATCTGCCGCAACACCCCGGCTTTGGAAACCCCCGACGAGGAGTGGCGGCTGGTGTTCGAGGTTAACGTGCATGGGGTCTTCTGGTGTAGCCGGGCTTTTGGCCGCCGGATGGTAGCACAAAAGCGAGGGAGCATCGTGAACATCGCCTCTATGTCGGGGCGGATTGTGAACAAACCCCAGCCCCAGGCGGCCTATAACGCCTCCAAGGCCGCGGTGATCCACCTGACCAAGTCGCTGGCCGCCGAGCTAGCCCCCTATGGGGTGCGGGTCAACGCCATCTCGCCCGGCTACATCGGCACCGAAATGACCAAGCGGGGCCTGGAGACCCCGGCGTGGCGGCAGGACTGGCTGGGCCTCACCCCTATGGGCCGCTTGGGCGAACCCGCCGAGGTGGCAAGCTGCGCCCTTTTCCTGGCCTCCGAGGCCAGCAGCTACCTGACCGGCAGCGAGCTGGTGGTCGATGGGGGATACACGGTATGGTGA
- a CDS encoding zinc-dependent alcohol dehydrogenase family protein has translation MRAAVITQPKTLQLENLEAPQAGFGQVRVRVGATGVCGTDLHLYEGHFHARLPLVPGHEIAGVVDQVGPGVAGLAEGQVVALDPVIACGQCWACRRGQRQHCLHFEALGVTRAGGFAEYVVAPAQNAYPVRGLSVAEAAFAEPLGCVAWGIQRLRPEPGSQALLFGAGPIGLLLLQALLVSGVTRVVAVDPVPERRELAKRLGAWQALAPGEPVRDLAPHGFDIVAEATGVPAVVESMPAYAAVGGKLLIFGVAPEAARVQLSPYDIFQRDLSLIGSFSLNGTLPVALQWLESGRIQVKPLISHHLPLEALHQALAYKEHPGMGQALKVLIEP, from the coding sequence ATGAGAGCAGCCGTTATCACCCAACCCAAAACCCTACAACTGGAAAACCTCGAGGCCCCCCAGGCCGGCTTCGGCCAGGTGCGCGTCCGGGTGGGGGCCACCGGGGTCTGCGGCACCGACCTGCACCTATATGAGGGCCACTTTCACGCCCGGCTGCCCCTGGTGCCCGGCCACGAGATTGCTGGGGTGGTGGATCAGGTGGGCCCAGGGGTAGCGGGCCTGGCAGAGGGTCAGGTGGTGGCCCTCGACCCGGTCATCGCCTGCGGCCAGTGCTGGGCCTGCCGCCGGGGGCAGCGCCAGCATTGCCTGCACTTCGAGGCCCTGGGAGTCACCCGGGCCGGGGGCTTCGCCGAGTACGTGGTGGCCCCGGCCCAGAACGCCTACCCGGTACGGGGCCTAAGCGTGGCCGAGGCCGCTTTTGCCGAACCCCTGGGCTGCGTGGCCTGGGGGATTCAGCGCCTAAGACCCGAGCCCGGCAGCCAGGCGCTGCTCTTCGGGGCCGGGCCCATTGGGCTCTTGCTGCTGCAGGCCCTTTTGGTCTCGGGGGTGACCCGGGTGGTGGCGGTGGATCCGGTGCCCGAACGGCGGGAGCTGGCCAAAAGGCTGGGGGCCTGGCAGGCCCTGGCCCCCGGCGAGCCGGTGCGCGACCTGGCCCCCCACGGCTTCGACATCGTGGCCGAGGCCACTGGAGTGCCTGCGGTAGTAGAGTCGATGCCCGCCTACGCCGCGGTGGGGGGTAAGCTCCTCATCTTCGGGGTGGCCCCGGAGGCAGCCCGAGTCCAGCTCAGCCCTTACGACATTTTCCAGCGCGACCTGAGCCTCATCGGGAGCTTCTCCCTCAACGGCACCCTGCCCGTTGCGCTCCAGTGGCTCGAGAGCGGTCGAATACAGGTAAAACCCCTCATCAGCCACCACCTGCCCCTCGAGGCCCTCCACCAGGCCCTGGCCTACAAGGAGCACCCCGGCATGGGGCAGGCTTTAAAGGTGCTGATCGAACCATAG
- a CDS encoding carbohydrate ABC transporter permease, which yields MSTRRPRWELTLLAYLAAGIMFFPIFWLFLTGFKSEAEAMAIPPRLFFSPTLESLYEAVTRSDYGRHFLNSIISALGSTLLALLLAVPAAYAMAFYPTPRTPGTLLWMISTKMMPPVGVIIPVYLIFRDLRWLDNVWALALIYAVMNLPVVVWTLYAYFREVPHEIMEAARVDGASTAQEMLRVLLPVSGPAIASAALLSIILAWNESFWSLNLTAAQASPLSVYVASFKTAEGLFWAKMSAASMIAILPVIVMGWLAQRQLVRGLTFGAIK from the coding sequence ATGAGCACCCGCCGTCCGCGCTGGGAACTGACGCTTTTGGCCTATTTAGCCGCAGGGATAATGTTCTTCCCCATCTTCTGGCTCTTTCTGACCGGATTCAAAAGCGAAGCGGAAGCCATGGCCATCCCCCCCAGGCTCTTTTTCTCTCCAACCCTGGAAAGCCTCTATGAGGCGGTCACCCGCAGCGACTACGGGCGACACTTCCTCAACTCCATCATCTCGGCCCTGGGCTCCACCCTGCTGGCCTTGCTGCTGGCCGTGCCGGCAGCCTACGCCATGGCCTTCTACCCCACCCCCCGCACCCCAGGCACGCTCTTGTGGATGATCAGCACCAAGATGATGCCCCCGGTGGGGGTGATCATCCCGGTTTACCTGATCTTCCGCGACCTGCGCTGGCTGGACAACGTCTGGGCCCTGGCCCTGATCTACGCGGTGATGAACCTGCCGGTGGTGGTCTGGACGCTCTACGCCTACTTCCGTGAAGTGCCCCACGAGATTATGGAGGCCGCGCGGGTGGACGGGGCCAGCACCGCGCAAGAAATGCTCCGGGTGCTGCTGCCGGTCTCGGGGCCGGCCATTGCCTCGGCAGCTTTGCTGAGCATCATCCTGGCCTGGAACGAAAGCTTTTGGAGCCTGAACCTGACCGCAGCCCAGGCCTCCCCCCTCTCAGTGTACGTGGCTTCCTTCAAAACCGCCGAGGGCCTCTTCTGGGCCAAGATGTCGGCGGCCTCGATGATCGCCATCCTACCGGTCATAGTGATGGGCTGGCTGGCCCAGCGGCAACTGGTACGGGGCCTGACCTTTGGAGCCATCAAATGA
- a CDS encoding carbohydrate ABC transporter permease, translating to MTQTQALVRSKTYRLRPNTAALLAPAILLLVVFTQIPFVLTLYYSFRRFNLLNPERQGFVGLENFHSHLTDPIFWTAVQNTLVLVGSVLVITVLMGLALAVLFYQDFPGRGLARTLAISPFFVMPVVSALIWKNMLMHPVYGLFAWLAQRLGQEPIDWLAAYPMQSIVLMVSWQWTPFAMLLILTGLQSLSKEQLEAAKIDGANAWQEFRYIIVPHLAQTLSVVVMLETIFLLTIFAEIYASTSGGPGLATTTLPYLIYLKAFGEYRIGVAAAGAVFAVILANIVAIFVLRLIGRNLQGGRT from the coding sequence ATGACCCAAACCCAAGCACTGGTTCGCTCAAAAACCTACCGCCTGCGGCCCAACACTGCTGCTCTCCTGGCCCCCGCCATCCTGCTTCTGGTGGTCTTTACCCAAATCCCCTTTGTCCTCACCCTCTACTACTCCTTCCGTCGCTTCAATCTGCTCAACCCTGAGCGGCAGGGCTTTGTGGGTCTGGAAAACTTCCACTCCCACCTCACCGACCCCATCTTCTGGACGGCGGTGCAGAACACCCTGGTGCTGGTGGGCTCGGTACTGGTCATCACAGTGCTGATGGGCCTGGCGCTGGCAGTGCTCTTCTACCAGGACTTCCCCGGGCGAGGGCTGGCCCGTACCCTGGCGATCTCGCCCTTCTTCGTGATGCCGGTGGTCTCGGCCCTGATCTGGAAGAACATGTTGATGCACCCGGTCTACGGGCTCTTTGCCTGGCTGGCCCAGCGGCTTGGGCAGGAGCCCATTGACTGGCTGGCCGCCTATCCCATGCAGTCCATCGTGTTGATGGTTTCCTGGCAGTGGACGCCCTTCGCCATGCTGCTCATCCTGACCGGGCTCCAGTCGCTTTCCAAGGAACAGCTCGAGGCTGCCAAAATTGATGGGGCCAACGCCTGGCAGGAGTTCCGCTACATTATCGTGCCCCACCTAGCCCAGACCCTCAGCGTGGTGGTGATGCTGGAGACCATCTTCCTGCTTACCATCTTCGCCGAAATCTACGCCTCCACCTCCGGGGGGCCGGGCCTGGCCACCACCACCCTGCCCTACCTGATCTACCTCAAGGCCTTCGGCGAATACCGCATCGGGGTGGCTGCGGCAGGGGCGGTCTTCGCGGTGATTCTGGCCAACATCGTGGCCATCTTCGTGCTGCGCCTGATCGGGCGCAACCTGCAGGGAGGCCGCACATGA
- a CDS encoding sugar ABC transporter substrate-binding protein, with product MRLWKFFALALATGSLALAQTTITIATVNNPDMIVMQKLTPEFEKANPGIKVNWVVLPENELRQKLTTDIATNAGSFDILTIGTYEAPIWGKNGWLVELKDLPATYDLEDIIKPVRAGLSYQGRLYALPFYAESSMLYYRKDLFAARGLTMPAQPTWNQVINWARTLHNPRGGVYGICLRGLPGWGENMAFISTLVNTYGGRWFDENWRPQLTSPEWKRAIGVYVDLVTRYGPPGVTGNGYTENLTLMAEGKCAMWVDATVAAGYLANPKTSKVADKIGFAKAPVAVTPNGSHWLWSWALAIPRSSKKVEAAKTFILWATSKDYIALVGRTQGWVSAPPGTRYSTYNNPEYQRAAPFAKVVLDSINTADPTKPTAKPVPYTGVQFVGIPEFQAIGTQVGQFIAGIVARRTSLDAGLAQAQAAVEKIMKEAGYLR from the coding sequence ATGCGTTTGTGGAAGTTTTTTGCCCTAGCCCTGGCCACCGGCTCGCTGGCCCTGGCCCAGACCACCATCACCATTGCCACGGTTAATAACCCCGACATGATCGTCATGCAAAAGCTGACCCCGGAGTTCGAAAAGGCCAATCCGGGCATCAAGGTCAACTGGGTGGTGCTGCCCGAGAATGAGCTGCGCCAGAAATTGACCACCGACATCGCAACCAACGCAGGTTCGTTTGACATCCTGACCATTGGCACCTACGAGGCCCCCATCTGGGGTAAGAACGGCTGGTTGGTGGAGCTAAAGGATCTGCCGGCTACCTACGACCTCGAGGACATCATCAAGCCGGTGCGGGCTGGACTTTCCTACCAAGGTAGGCTTTACGCCCTGCCCTTCTACGCCGAAAGCTCCATGCTCTACTACCGCAAGGACCTCTTCGCGGCCAGAGGCCTCACCATGCCGGCCCAACCTACCTGGAACCAGGTCATCAACTGGGCCAGAACCCTGCACAACCCTAGGGGCGGGGTCTACGGCATCTGCCTGCGGGGTCTGCCCGGCTGGGGCGAGAACATGGCCTTTATATCTACCCTGGTCAACACCTATGGCGGGCGCTGGTTTGACGAAAACTGGCGGCCCCAGCTCACCAGCCCGGAGTGGAAGCGAGCGATCGGGGTTTACGTGGACCTGGTCACCCGCTACGGACCCCCTGGCGTGACCGGGAACGGATACACAGAGAACCTGACCCTGATGGCTGAGGGCAAGTGCGCCATGTGGGTTGATGCCACTGTGGCCGCGGGCTACCTGGCCAACCCCAAGACCTCCAAGGTGGCCGACAAAATCGGCTTCGCCAAAGCTCCTGTAGCCGTCACCCCCAACGGCTCCCACTGGCTTTGGAGCTGGGCGCTTGCCATTCCACGCTCGAGCAAAAAGGTGGAGGCCGCCAAGACCTTTATCCTCTGGGCCACCTCAAAGGACTACATCGCCTTGGTTGGCCGTACCCAGGGCTGGGTCTCGGCCCCGCCGGGCACCCGCTACTCCACCTACAACAACCCAGAGTACCAGAGAGCCGCCCCCTTCGCCAAGGTGGTTTTGGACTCCATCAACACCGCCGATCCCACCAAGCCCACCGCCAAGCCGGTGCCCTATACCGGGGTGCAGTTTGTAGGCATCCCTGAGTTCCAGGCCATCGGCACCCAGGTGGGGCAGTTCATCGCCGGCATCGTGGCCCGGCGCACCAGTCTGGATGCCGGGCTGGCCCAGGCCCAGGCCGCGGTGGAGAAGATCATGAAGGAGGCAGGCTACCTTAGGTAG